One Actinomadura viridis genomic region harbors:
- the cydD gene encoding thiol reductant ABC exporter subunit CydD: MKAVERRLLGLLPRRVVVVLGAGAVAQGVLLVVQAELLARAIAGLDAGPLPVLAGVVVARAVVAWVVGVVAGRSAAAVKRELRGAMLGGSSAPPAGAVGERVTLLTRGLDALDPFFTGYVPQLLAACVVPVLVLGWLVVTDWASAVVVALTVPLVPVFGALVGMRTAELTGRQWGLLQRLGGHFGDVLAGLGTLRAHGRTGHQSVVVRVLAGEHRRATVGALRVAFLSALVLESVCALSVALVAVPVGLRLLGGEMALVTGLVVLILTPEVYGPLRSLGARFHASAEGVAAAEGALAVIDGGGVRAGGRALPPPSGGAGDGGVWAPEIVLEGVTARYPGAERAALEGVSLRVAPGERVAVTGPSGAGKSTLLAVVLGLCPVESGRVLVDGEDLAGLDLAAWRERVGWVPQRPHLFAASVADNIRLGAPEADEERVAAAARAARADEFIEVLPGGYGAVLGERGGGLSSGQRQRLAVARAYVRGAPVMLLDEPTARLDLRSEGLLVEAAARLLEGRTALIVAHRPALLSVADRVVRLEGGRVVEGDGRGGPVPGGRGAGEARQAREAWGGRREATV; this comes from the coding sequence CGATCGCGGGCCTGGACGCCGGGCCGCTGCCGGTTCTGGCGGGTGTGGTGGTGGCCCGGGCGGTTGTGGCGTGGGTGGTGGGGGTGGTGGCGGGGCGGTCGGCGGCCGCGGTGAAGCGGGAGCTTCGCGGGGCGATGCTGGGGGGTTCCTCGGCGCCGCCGGCCGGTGCGGTGGGGGAGCGGGTGACGTTGCTGACGCGGGGTCTGGACGCGCTGGATCCGTTCTTCACCGGGTATGTGCCGCAGTTGCTGGCGGCGTGTGTGGTTCCGGTGCTGGTGCTGGGGTGGCTGGTGGTGACCGATTGGGCGTCGGCGGTGGTGGTGGCGTTGACGGTTCCGCTGGTGCCGGTGTTCGGGGCGTTGGTGGGGATGCGGACGGCGGAGTTGACGGGCCGGCAGTGGGGGCTGCTGCAGCGTCTGGGCGGTCATTTCGGGGATGTGCTGGCCGGTCTGGGGACGTTGCGGGCTCATGGCCGTACGGGGCATCAGTCGGTGGTGGTGCGGGTGCTGGCCGGTGAGCATCGCCGGGCGACGGTGGGGGCGCTGCGGGTGGCCTTCTTGTCGGCGCTGGTGCTGGAGTCGGTGTGCGCGTTGTCGGTGGCGCTGGTGGCCGTGCCGGTGGGGTTGCGGTTGCTGGGGGGTGAGATGGCGCTGGTGACGGGCCTGGTGGTGTTGATCTTGACGCCGGAGGTGTACGGGCCGCTGCGGTCGCTGGGTGCGCGGTTCCATGCCAGTGCCGAGGGGGTGGCGGCGGCCGAGGGTGCTCTGGCGGTGATCGACGGGGGTGGTGTGCGCGCCGGTGGCCGGGCCCTGCCGCCGCCCTCTGGGGGCGCCGGTGATGGTGGGGTGTGGGCGCCGGAGATCGTGCTGGAGGGGGTGACGGCGCGGTATCCGGGTGCCGAGCGGGCGGCGCTGGAGGGGGTGTCGTTGCGGGTGGCGCCTGGTGAGCGGGTCGCGGTGACGGGGCCTTCGGGGGCGGGCAAGTCGACGCTGCTGGCGGTGGTGCTGGGGTTGTGCCCGGTGGAGTCGGGTCGGGTGCTGGTGGACGGTGAGGATCTGGCGGGGCTGGATCTGGCGGCGTGGCGGGAGCGGGTGGGGTGGGTTCCGCAGCGGCCGCACCTGTTCGCGGCGTCGGTGGCCGACAACATCCGGTTGGGTGCGCCGGAGGCGGATGAGGAGCGGGTGGCGGCGGCGGCCAGGGCGGCCCGGGCCGATGAGTTCATCGAGGTGCTGCCCGGGGGTTACGGGGCGGTGCTGGGTGAGCGGGGTGGGGGGTTGTCGTCCGGGCAGCGGCAGCGTCTGGCGGTCGCGCGCGCGTATGTGAGGGGGGCGCCGGTGATGTTGCTGGACGAGCCGACGGCGCGGCTGGATCTGCGTAGTGAGGGGTTGCTGGTGGAGGCGGCGGCGCGGCTGCTGGAGGGGCGGACGGCGTTGATCGTGGCGCATCGTCCGGCGTTGCTGTCGGTGGCCGATCGGGTGGTGCGGCTGGAGGGCGGCCGTGTCGTGGAGGGCGATGGTCGCGGGGGGCCGGTGCCGGGTGGTCGCGGCGCCGGTGAGGCACGGCAGGCACGGGAGGCCTGGGGTGGGCGGCGGGAGGCGACGGTGTGA
- the cydC gene encoding thiol reductant ABC exporter subunit CydC — MNGEAMVGGGGREAAWASAPGGTAPRGPARGGMWSAIRPYGVRLVAAGVAGVAAELCGLGLVAAAAWLIARAAQQPTMAALSLAIVAVRGFAVGKGALRYLERLAGHDVALRALAELRGRVFDALSRTPAGRSAALREGDALTRMVADVDAVQDVLLRCLLPAVAAVVCGGAGLVVCAVAVPGAGPVLGGGLVAVVVLAVAGAVAGGRAAGRVAAERRVLAVRTLDVLEGAEDLVVFGARERFAAAAGESARRLERAERAVAALTAVVSGAGFLVQGLTAVAVAWVAVGAGADEVAVAVAALTALVAVEAVLPLASAAQRLREVLPAWRRVGAVLATPPPRRPRCPRPLPPGPLSVELLGVRVAYPAPSGSGAGGEVVALDGLDLSVERGRRVAIVGASGAGKSTVLAVASGEVELAGGSVLLGGRESSVHDPDEVRLAVRGLTQDAHVFAGTVRANLLLARPGATEGELVTAARRARLLEVVEALPQGWETVVGAGGHGLSGGQRQRLLLARALLADPPVLLLDEPAEALDPVTADEITRELLTMPGGGTLLLVTHRLAALGHADEVVVMERGRVAQRGRHEALLAVAGPYRDLWEAELLAA, encoded by the coding sequence GTGAACGGCGAGGCGATGGTCGGCGGCGGTGGGCGTGAGGCCGCCTGGGCTTCGGCGCCCGGTGGGACGGCGCCCCGCGGGCCGGCGCGCGGCGGGATGTGGAGCGCGATCCGCCCGTACGGGGTGCGGCTGGTGGCGGCGGGGGTGGCCGGGGTCGCGGCCGAGTTGTGCGGGCTGGGGCTGGTCGCGGCGGCGGCGTGGCTGATCGCGCGGGCGGCGCAGCAGCCCACGATGGCGGCTTTGTCGCTGGCGATCGTGGCGGTGCGGGGGTTCGCGGTGGGCAAGGGCGCGCTGCGGTATCTGGAGCGGCTGGCCGGTCACGACGTGGCGTTGCGGGCGCTGGCGGAGTTGCGCGGGCGGGTGTTCGACGCGCTGTCGCGTACTCCGGCGGGGCGTTCGGCGGCGTTGCGGGAGGGGGACGCGCTGACGCGGATGGTCGCCGATGTCGACGCCGTTCAGGATGTGCTGCTGCGGTGCCTGCTGCCGGCGGTGGCGGCGGTGGTGTGCGGTGGCGCGGGGCTGGTGGTGTGCGCGGTGGCGGTGCCTGGGGCGGGGCCGGTCCTGGGCGGCGGGCTGGTCGCGGTGGTGGTGCTGGCGGTGGCGGGCGCGGTCGCGGGTGGCCGGGCGGCGGGGCGTGTGGCGGCCGAGCGGCGGGTGCTGGCGGTCAGGACGCTGGATGTGCTGGAGGGTGCCGAGGACCTGGTGGTGTTCGGGGCTCGGGAGCGGTTCGCGGCCGCCGCCGGCGAGTCGGCGCGGCGGCTGGAGCGGGCGGAGCGGGCCGTGGCCGCCCTCACGGCGGTGGTGAGCGGTGCCGGGTTCCTGGTGCAGGGGCTGACGGCGGTGGCGGTGGCGTGGGTGGCGGTGGGCGCGGGGGCCGATGAGGTCGCGGTGGCGGTGGCCGCGTTGACGGCGCTGGTGGCGGTGGAGGCGGTGCTGCCGTTGGCGTCGGCGGCGCAGCGGCTGCGTGAGGTGCTTCCGGCGTGGCGGCGGGTCGGGGCGGTGCTGGCCACTCCCCCGCCGCGGCGTCCGCGGTGTCCGCGTCCGTTGCCGCCCGGGCCGTTGAGCGTGGAGTTGCTGGGCGTGCGGGTGGCCTATCCCGCGCCTTCGGGTTCCGGCGCCGGCGGGGAGGTGGTGGCGTTGGACGGGTTGGACCTGAGCGTGGAGCGGGGTCGGCGGGTGGCGATCGTGGGGGCCAGCGGCGCGGGCAAGAGCACGGTGCTGGCGGTGGCGAGCGGTGAGGTGGAGCTGGCGGGCGGTTCGGTGCTGCTGGGCGGGCGGGAGTCGTCCGTTCACGATCCGGACGAGGTGCGGCTGGCGGTGCGGGGGCTGACCCAGGACGCGCATGTGTTCGCCGGTACCGTCCGGGCGAATCTGCTCCTGGCCCGTCCGGGGGCGACCGAAGGGGAACTGGTGACGGCGGCGCGGCGGGCGCGGCTGCTGGAGGTGGTCGAGGCGTTGCCACAGGGTTGGGAGACGGTGGTGGGGGCGGGCGGGCATGGCCTGTCGGGTGGCCAGCGGCAGAGGCTGCTGCTGGCGCGGGCGTTGCTGGCCGATCCGCCGGTGCTGCTGCTGGACGAGCCGGCCGAGGCGCTGGATCCGGTCACCGCCGACGAGATCACCCGCGAGTTGCTGACCATGCCGGGTGGCGGGACGTTGCTGCTGGTCACGCACCGGCTCGCCGCGCTGGGTCATGCCGATGAGGTGGTGGTGATGGAGCGTGGCAGGGTGGCGCAGCGGGGACGGCATGAGGCGTTGCTGGCCGTTGCGGGGCCGTACCGTGATCTGTGGGAGGCCGAGTTGCTGGCGGCCTGA
- a CDS encoding Rho termination factor N-terminal domain-containing protein has product MAGLRDAWARARASAAQRHGADARVYHVALAMVRTRSGKADDRPDEREEPSSAEAAEVQTAAKSETGSGAGAQAGSKAGSAEKAESAEKVEKDGAESRSSKDSPSSEPAAEASAAPASEPEPKSEPVSGPEAEPAAEPAAEPESEAKPEPKAASPTAPEAEAAPAESAAEPAEAEGKPTPEPEPEPEPKAESEAEPEPAPEAKPETEPEAKAEPEAVADSEPVKEPEPEAKPVENTAKPEDKAEGKAGDAGKGTSKTSSGGGVEVDESMSKQELYQLARDLDVPGRSKMSKEQLVKAIRKASGSA; this is encoded by the coding sequence ATGGCGGGTCTGCGGGATGCGTGGGCGCGGGCGCGGGCTTCGGCCGCGCAGCGTCACGGCGCCGACGCGCGCGTGTATCACGTGGCGCTGGCGATGGTGCGGACCCGGTCGGGAAAGGCCGATGATCGCCCTGATGAGCGTGAGGAGCCCTCGTCCGCGGAGGCGGCGGAGGTGCAGACCGCGGCCAAGTCCGAAACCGGATCCGGGGCCGGGGCACAGGCGGGGTCCAAGGCCGGGAGCGCTGAGAAGGCCGAGAGCGCTGAGAAGGTTGAGAAGGACGGGGCCGAGTCCCGTTCGTCGAAGGATTCCCCTTCTTCCGAGCCTGCTGCGGAGGCTTCCGCGGCCCCGGCATCCGAGCCCGAGCCGAAGTCGGAGCCGGTTTCGGGTCCCGAAGCCGAGCCTGCGGCTGAGCCTGCGGCTGAGCCTGAGTCTGAGGCCAAGCCCGAGCCCAAGGCCGCCTCCCCCACGGCGCCCGAAGCAGAGGCCGCACCCGCCGAATCCGCTGCTGAACCCGCTGAGGCCGAGGGCAAGCCCACCCCTGAGCCGGAGCCGGAGCCAGAGCCCAAGGCCGAATCCGAGGCCGAGCCCGAGCCCGCCCCGGAAGCAAAGCCCGAGACCGAACCCGAGGCGAAGGCGGAGCCTGAGGCCGTAGCGGATTCCGAGCCCGTCAAGGAGCCGGAGCCCGAGGCGAAGCCGGTGGAAAACACCGCCAAGCCCGAAGACAAGGCGGAAGGCAAGGCAGGGGACGCCGGCAAGGGCACGAGCAAGACCTCCTCCGGTGGCGGAGTCGAGGTCGACGAGTCGATGAGCAAGCAGGAGCTCTACCAGCTCGCCCGTGATCTGGACGTCCCAGGGCGTTCGAAGATGAGCAAGGAGCAGCTGGTGAAGGCGATCAGGAAGGCCTCCGGGTCGGCCTAG
- a CDS encoding Clp protease N-terminal domain-containing protein has translation MPKINVYLPDELAEAVKDTGIPVSAICQRALEQAVRRITAIREASLAELQAGDLAERLPLFTARTRAVVKLAIDRARADASPTVETRHLLAGMVAEGENLALHVLRAVDIDPAQIQRELERPTHPEDGEDGKGPSAHFSVPAAAVLELTVTEATALGHNYIGCEHLLLGLVTEDDGTAGKVLRGLGAEPRLTRRAVTAALAGYVHLRAQTTATPATDPTQALAAAVQQQLQPLIARIERLENHLGSAPDQR, from the coding sequence ATGCCGAAGATCAACGTGTACCTGCCCGACGAACTGGCCGAAGCCGTCAAGGACACCGGCATACCGGTCTCGGCCATCTGCCAGCGGGCACTGGAACAGGCCGTACGCCGCATCACCGCCATCCGGGAGGCCTCCCTGGCGGAACTGCAGGCCGGCGACCTCGCCGAACGGCTACCACTGTTCACCGCCCGCACCCGCGCCGTCGTCAAGCTGGCGATCGACCGGGCGCGCGCCGACGCCTCACCGACCGTCGAGACCCGGCACCTGCTCGCCGGAATGGTCGCCGAGGGCGAGAACCTGGCGTTGCACGTCCTCCGGGCGGTCGACATCGACCCCGCCCAGATCCAGCGCGAGCTGGAACGGCCCACCCACCCCGAGGACGGCGAAGACGGAAAGGGCCCCTCGGCGCACTTCAGCGTCCCGGCCGCCGCCGTCCTCGAACTCACGGTGACCGAGGCGACCGCACTCGGCCACAACTACATCGGATGCGAGCACCTGCTGCTCGGGCTGGTCACCGAGGACGACGGCACCGCCGGAAAAGTCCTGCGCGGGCTGGGAGCCGAGCCCCGGCTGACGCGCCGCGCCGTGACAGCGGCCCTGGCCGGATACGTGCACCTGCGCGCACAGACCACCGCCACCCCGGCCACCGACCCCACGCAGGCGCTGGCGGCGGCCGTGCAGCAGCAACTGCAGCCGCTCATCGCACGCATCGAACGGCTTGAAAACCACCTCGGCTCGGCCCCCGACCAACGATGA
- a CDS encoding DeoR/GlpR family DNA-binding transcription regulator, with protein MSNADRHGTIAQAVRESGSVTVGQLAELTGASEMTIRRDLDALAAQGVLERVRGGARTLLLRGQEPPFALRAHDAVDAKRRIAAEVSSLIADGETVLLDSGTTCLEVARLLRQRPVTVMPLSLQAIRILAEPPGQATLMVPGGRPRDAEGALTGPLTLASLAALRFDTAVMGCCGLSEADGLTAYDLDDAAVKKAGISSSRRVILATDGSKLGRTAHAYVGPTTLLHTIVTDATAPADELAALEAAGTLIKTA; from the coding sequence ATGAGCAACGCAGACCGTCACGGGACGATCGCCCAGGCCGTCAGGGAGTCGGGCAGCGTCACGGTCGGCCAACTCGCCGAGCTGACCGGCGCCTCGGAGATGACCATCCGGCGCGACCTGGACGCCCTGGCCGCCCAAGGCGTCCTCGAACGCGTCCGCGGCGGGGCGCGCACCCTGCTGCTCAGGGGCCAGGAGCCGCCCTTCGCGCTGCGTGCCCACGACGCCGTCGACGCCAAGCGCCGGATCGCGGCCGAGGTGTCCTCGCTCATCGCCGACGGCGAGACCGTGCTGCTGGACAGCGGCACCACCTGCCTGGAGGTCGCCCGCCTGCTGCGGCAACGGCCGGTCACCGTGATGCCCCTGTCCCTGCAGGCCATCCGCATCCTCGCCGAACCCCCGGGCCAGGCCACCCTGATGGTGCCCGGCGGACGGCCCCGCGACGCCGAAGGCGCCCTGACCGGCCCCCTCACCCTCGCCTCACTGGCCGCACTGCGCTTCGACACCGCGGTCATGGGCTGCTGCGGCCTCAGCGAGGCCGACGGCCTGACCGCCTACGACCTCGACGACGCCGCGGTGAAGAAGGCCGGCATCTCCTCCAGCCGCCGCGTCATCCTCGCCACCGACGGCAGCAAGCTCGGCCGCACCGCCCACGCCTACGTCGGCCCCACCACGCTCCTGCACACCATCGTCACCGACGCCACGGCGCCCGCCGACGAGCTGGCCGCACTCGAAGCAGCCGGCACCCTCATCAAGACCGCCTGA
- a CDS encoding MFS transporter — MERSLRAARAATFVYFVLNGTLLGAWVVHIPAIEERVGVSHATLGGLLVLLGLGAFIGMQVAGRLTDRFGARVVVPAAGVVCSAALVLPGLPRDPWMLAGALLVFGLGNGCLDVAMNAHAVHVEKAYGRPVMSAFHATFSVGGVIAALASAGAASAGLSPAAALGAAGAVGVVIALVSARGLLPTAPAPAADAGKPAGRPGGAPGRIWILAALALMIMLCEGAANDWSALHLKNVLGASAATAAVGYGTFAAAMTVGRLCADRLSARFGAMAVLRYGSATAAVGITIVAVCPWTWAAFAGWALFGLGLSGCVPQLFSAAGHADPSAAGVNVSRVAGLGYLGMLAGPAVIGWMTHLVPLNQTFLLLTLLCVITAAGAGILRTGSDRTPEPEPEPEPSSP, encoded by the coding sequence GTGGAACGTTCGCTGCGAGCCGCCCGTGCGGCGACCTTCGTCTACTTCGTCCTGAACGGCACCTTGCTGGGCGCGTGGGTGGTGCACATTCCCGCCATCGAGGAGCGGGTGGGCGTCAGCCACGCCACGCTGGGCGGCCTGCTGGTGCTGCTGGGGCTCGGGGCCTTCATCGGCATGCAGGTGGCCGGGCGCCTGACCGACCGCTTCGGGGCGCGGGTCGTGGTCCCCGCGGCCGGTGTCGTGTGCAGCGCGGCCCTGGTGCTGCCCGGCCTCCCCCGGGATCCCTGGATGCTGGCGGGTGCCCTGCTGGTCTTCGGCTTGGGCAACGGCTGCCTGGACGTCGCCATGAACGCCCACGCCGTGCACGTGGAGAAGGCCTACGGCCGGCCCGTCATGTCGGCCTTCCACGCCACGTTCTCCGTCGGCGGCGTCATCGCCGCGCTCGCCTCGGCGGGCGCGGCGAGCGCAGGCCTGAGTCCGGCGGCGGCTCTGGGCGCCGCGGGAGCCGTGGGCGTCGTGATCGCCCTCGTGTCGGCACGCGGTCTGCTGCCGACCGCGCCGGCGCCCGCCGCGGATGCGGGGAAACCGGCCGGGCGGCCGGGCGGCGCCCCCGGGCGCATCTGGATCCTCGCCGCACTGGCCCTGATGATCATGCTGTGCGAGGGGGCCGCCAACGACTGGAGCGCCCTGCACCTGAAGAACGTCCTCGGTGCCTCTGCCGCCACCGCCGCCGTCGGGTACGGCACCTTCGCGGCGGCGATGACCGTCGGCCGGCTGTGCGCCGACCGTCTCTCCGCCAGGTTCGGCGCCATGGCCGTCCTGCGGTACGGGTCGGCCACGGCGGCCGTGGGAATCACGATCGTGGCGGTCTGCCCGTGGACGTGGGCCGCGTTCGCGGGATGGGCGCTGTTCGGCCTGGGGCTGTCCGGCTGCGTCCCCCAGCTGTTCAGCGCGGCCGGGCACGCCGATCCCTCGGCCGCGGGCGTGAACGTCTCGCGGGTCGCCGGCCTGGGTTACCTCGGCATGCTCGCCGGGCCCGCCGTCATCGGCTGGATGACCCACCTGGTGCCACTGAACCAGACCTTCCTGCTGCTCACCCTGCTGTGCGTGATCACCGCGGCGGGCGCCGGGATCCTGCGCACCGGGTCCGACCGTACGCCCGAGCCCGAGCCCGAGCCGGAGCCCAGCAGCCCCTGA
- a CDS encoding LLM class flavin-dependent oxidoreductase codes for MPETQATPARGRVGVLLPRDLPAQDVLPYARRAEELGFDEVWVVEDLGWRGGLAQAGPVLASTTGITVGIGILPAGARNVCFAAMELATLAQLYPGRLIAGIGHGMPGWMRQAGAWPASPLSLIIEYTRALRLLLRGEPGPAGGRYVRCEGVVLTQTPGIVPPVILGVRGPRSQAVVGEVADGLLLAEPAAPAYITASLRNLSTATGDAGGHEIVTYDAAAVDDDEDAAVARVRDALTAIGDPDWAAHIDPLPFAAQLREHRASCADARRFARTMPADWIRHLAIAGTPGQAREAIEARHAAGATSVVLAPAGPDALASLGSLARALEPRPLNR; via the coding sequence GTGCCCGAGACACAAGCCACCCCCGCCCGCGGCCGTGTCGGTGTCCTGCTCCCCCGCGACCTGCCCGCCCAGGACGTGCTGCCCTACGCCCGGCGAGCCGAGGAGCTGGGATTCGATGAGGTGTGGGTGGTGGAGGACCTCGGCTGGCGCGGCGGGCTCGCACAGGCCGGCCCGGTTCTCGCCAGCACCACCGGCATCACCGTCGGCATCGGCATCCTGCCCGCCGGCGCCCGCAACGTGTGCTTCGCCGCGATGGAGCTGGCCACCCTCGCCCAGCTCTACCCGGGCCGGCTCATCGCCGGCATCGGCCACGGCATGCCCGGCTGGATGCGCCAGGCCGGAGCCTGGCCCGCCAGCCCCCTCAGCCTGATCATTGAGTACACGAGGGCGCTGCGCCTGCTGCTGCGCGGCGAGCCCGGCCCGGCAGGCGGCCGTTACGTGCGCTGCGAAGGCGTCGTCCTCACCCAGACCCCCGGCATCGTCCCGCCGGTGATCCTCGGTGTCCGCGGCCCCAGATCGCAGGCCGTCGTGGGCGAGGTGGCCGACGGGCTCCTGCTGGCCGAGCCCGCGGCCCCCGCCTACATCACCGCCTCGCTGCGGAATCTGAGCACCGCCACCGGCGATGCGGGCGGCCACGAGATCGTCACCTACGACGCAGCCGCCGTCGACGATGACGAGGACGCCGCCGTGGCCCGCGTCCGCGACGCGCTGACCGCCATCGGTGATCCGGACTGGGCCGCGCACATCGACCCCCTGCCGTTCGCCGCGCAGCTGCGCGAGCACCGTGCCTCCTGCGCCGACGCGCGGCGATTCGCCCGGACCATGCCCGCGGACTGGATCCGCCATCTGGCCATCGCCGGCACCCCCGGCCAGGCACGCGAAGCGATCGAAGCCCGCCACGCCGCGGGCGCGACCAGCGTCGTCCTGGCACCCGCCGGCCCGGATGCCCTGGCCTCCCTCGGCTCGCTGGCCCGCGCCCTGGAACCCCGCCCCCTGAACCGATGA
- a CDS encoding HAD family hydrolase encodes MSNDRRIVLFDYFGVIGLHQRPGALARMAARCEAPVDAFTEAYWYCRPPYDAARQSAPQYWRAVLRRLSLPGDTDMIEELRLIDIDSWSRVDDRMVAYARSLRDRAEVALLSNIPADHADVLLTAQPWLRDLDHLALSGKIKAVKPEPAAFHHCVSAMNATPTDFLFVDDRQENVRAAQAIGMQGHLFTRLDVLAPLIDTWLPTGTA; translated from the coding sequence ATGTCCAACGACCGACGCATCGTGCTGTTCGATTACTTCGGGGTCATCGGCCTCCACCAGCGCCCCGGCGCCCTGGCGAGGATGGCCGCCCGATGCGAGGCCCCCGTGGACGCCTTCACCGAGGCCTACTGGTACTGCCGACCGCCCTACGACGCCGCCCGGCAGTCCGCGCCGCAGTACTGGAGGGCCGTCCTGCGGCGGCTGTCGCTCCCCGGCGACACCGACATGATCGAGGAACTGCGGCTCATCGACATCGACAGCTGGTCACGCGTCGACGACCGGATGGTCGCCTACGCCCGGTCCCTGCGCGACCGCGCCGAGGTCGCCCTGCTGTCCAACATCCCCGCCGACCACGCCGACGTCCTCCTCACCGCACAGCCCTGGTTGAGGGACCTGGACCATCTCGCCCTCTCCGGAAAGATCAAAGCGGTCAAACCCGAGCCGGCGGCGTTCCATCACTGCGTCTCCGCCATGAACGCCACCCCCACCGACTTCCTCTTCGTCGACGACCGCCAGGAGAACGTGCGCGCGGCCCAGGCCATCGGCATGCAGGGACACCTTTTCACCCGGCTCGACGTGCTGGCCCCCCTCATCGACACCTGGCTGCCGACCGGCACCGCATGA
- a CDS encoding alpha/beta fold hydrolase, with protein MRPIRPIQPIRTITANGLEFGYLSAGPADGPLALCLHGFPDSAYSWRHLLPELAAAGYHAVAPFMRGYAPTAVPADGAYQSGALAADANALHEALGGAADAVLIPAPGAAPRGQRPDPGLDHPPLSRWRLTPLFSCHSPAPAACRPGSWFVDGRSVLAARSPPAGARTRSVNGRAVDARRRGPGRYARPARPRRRSSAGHICPRTGPGPARLRPGPCPR; from the coding sequence ATGCGACCGATTCGGCCGATTCAGCCGATACGCACCATCACCGCGAACGGCCTGGAGTTCGGCTACCTGTCGGCCGGGCCCGCCGACGGGCCGCTCGCGCTGTGCCTGCACGGTTTCCCCGACTCGGCCTACTCCTGGCGGCATCTGCTGCCCGAGCTCGCCGCGGCCGGTTATCACGCGGTCGCTCCGTTCATGCGGGGATACGCGCCCACCGCGGTGCCCGCGGACGGCGCCTACCAGAGCGGCGCCCTCGCGGCCGACGCGAACGCGCTGCACGAGGCGCTCGGCGGCGCAGCGGACGCGGTGCTGATTCCTGCACCTGGAGCGGCCCCGCGAGGTCAACGCCCGGATCCCGGACTGGATCACCCGCCCCTCTCACGATGGCGCCTGACACCCCTGTTCTCTTGCCACTCACCGGCGCCGGCAGCGTGCCGCCCTGGCTCCTGGTTCGTTGATGGCCGCAGCGTCCTCGCCGCCCGCAGCCCTCCGGCCGGTGCACGGACCAGATCGGTGAACGGACGGGCCGTCGACGCGAGACGGCGAGGCCCGGGCCGGTACGCCCGTCCGGCTCGGCCCCGCCGACGATCCTCCGCCGGGCACATCTGCCCCCGTACCGGCCCCGGCCCGGCGCGACTACGGCCAGGTCCGTGTCCTCGTTGA
- a CDS encoding MarR family winged helix-turn-helix transcriptional regulator codes for MSATHPDGTGDASGTEGDAALDPRQLGAYFVLTEAVSLLQHQVEQQLQAEGDLSYVQFQLLARLAHAPGHLTMTQLADGVVYSRSGLTYQAGLLEKAGLITRSPSPDDERATLVTITDGGRALVARLLPGHVQVTRRMLFDPLSDDDLHHLGDIMTRVRDHMRAQPPRSAAPRKRRPKPPAPPPA; via the coding sequence ATGAGCGCCACCCACCCCGATGGCACGGGGGACGCCAGCGGCACCGAAGGCGACGCGGCGCTCGATCCCCGGCAGCTGGGGGCCTACTTCGTGCTCACCGAGGCCGTCAGCCTGCTCCAGCACCAGGTCGAACAGCAGCTCCAGGCCGAGGGCGACCTCAGCTACGTGCAGTTCCAGCTCCTGGCCCGCCTCGCCCACGCACCCGGCCACCTGACCATGACCCAGCTGGCCGACGGCGTCGTCTACAGCCGCAGCGGACTGACCTATCAGGCCGGCCTGCTGGAGAAGGCCGGCCTCATCACCCGCAGTCCCTCGCCCGACGATGAACGCGCCACCCTGGTCACCATCACCGACGGCGGCCGGGCCCTCGTCGCCCGACTCCTGCCCGGCCACGTCCAGGTCACCCGCCGCATGCTGTTCGACCCTCTCAGCGACGACGACCTGCACCACCTCGGCGACATCATGACCCGCGTCCGCGACCACATGCGCGCCCAGCCGCCCCGCTCCGCCGCCCCCCGCAAGCGCCGCCCCAAACCCCCCGCCCCGCCCCCGGCCTGA